The Urbifossiella limnaea genome has a window encoding:
- a CDS encoding zinc-binding alcohol dehydrogenase family protein codes for MKALQLEQPKQFRFIDIPEPPPPGPGEAVVRVSRVGVCGTDYSGYLGKMPFFSYPRIPGHELGVEVLAVGPGVTNVKPGDRAAVEPYINCQNCYSCARGHTNACENHQTLGVHCDGGLRPRFTIPARKLHVSEKLTFEQLALVETLGIGLHAVNRANPKADETVLVIGAGPIGLSVIEFAKLAGSRVVVMDLNEQRLAFARDKMGVCDTLLSKGDFDADVKAFTDLTAGKLGNVVVDATGSAKSMSSAYHYVGFAGRLVWVGITQDQLGFTQPLMHRREMTFLASRNALSPEFTRIIRLIEGGMLDTRPWITHTAPFDAVLDVFPTWLKPETGVVKAVVEIN; via the coding sequence GTGAAAGCACTTCAGCTCGAACAGCCCAAGCAGTTCCGGTTCATCGACATCCCCGAGCCGCCGCCGCCGGGGCCGGGCGAGGCCGTGGTGCGGGTGTCGCGCGTCGGTGTCTGCGGCACCGACTACAGCGGCTACCTCGGCAAGATGCCGTTCTTCAGCTACCCGCGGATCCCCGGCCACGAACTCGGCGTCGAGGTGCTCGCGGTCGGGCCGGGCGTGACGAACGTGAAGCCCGGCGACCGGGCGGCGGTGGAGCCGTACATCAACTGCCAGAACTGCTACAGCTGCGCCCGCGGCCACACCAACGCCTGCGAGAACCACCAGACGCTCGGCGTCCACTGCGACGGCGGCCTGCGGCCGCGCTTCACCATCCCCGCCCGCAAGCTGCACGTCTCGGAGAAGCTCACGTTCGAGCAGCTGGCCCTGGTCGAGACGCTCGGCATCGGCCTCCACGCGGTCAACCGCGCCAACCCGAAGGCGGACGAGACGGTGCTGGTAATCGGCGCCGGCCCGATCGGCCTGAGCGTGATCGAGTTCGCCAAGCTGGCCGGGTCGCGGGTGGTGGTGATGGACCTGAACGAGCAGCGGCTGGCGTTCGCGCGGGACAAGATGGGCGTGTGCGACACGCTGCTGTCGAAGGGCGACTTCGACGCCGACGTGAAGGCGTTCACCGACCTGACCGCCGGCAAGCTCGGCAACGTGGTGGTGGACGCGACCGGTTCCGCGAAGAGCATGTCGAGCGCGTACCACTACGTCGGCTTCGCCGGCCGGCTGGTGTGGGTCGGCATCACGCAGGACCAGCTCGGGTTCACGCAGCCGCTGATGCACCGCCGCGAGATGACGTTCCTGGCGAGCCGGAACGCCTTGTCGCCGGAGTTCACGCGGATCATCCGGCTGATCGAGGGCGGGATGCTGGACACCCGGCCGTGGATCACCCACACCGCCCCGTTCGACGCCGTGCTGGACGTGTTCCCGACGTGGCTGAAGCCCGAAACGGGTGTGGTCAAGGCCGTCGTCGAGATCAACTGA
- a CDS encoding DNA/RNA helicase domain-containing protein, giving the protein MPAYARYTLAEFAQTDPDAVRGRLAAGHAAEGYATQRRDAVDAWDVQVDALQQMARELLLVEPLSTGWHVLLEYPIPRRARRVDAVLLAGDVIGVLELKTGRGGLTAADRRQVEDYALDLRDFHVASRGRVIVPVLLTPQHTPGVEAPGVLPGEAVQRVHVLAGPSIAQPLAEVVRSHRRIGTEPIEAASWDLGEYRPVPTIIEAAQHLYANHSVHDIARSHAGAENLTATAEAVLRVIADAQRDRGKVICFVTGVPGAGKTLAGLNIVHARGLHQDRDTLGVFLSGNGPLVRVLTEALAQDRAARLGERVGDARRRVTTFIQNVHRFLPTHTGSNAPIPPENVVVFDEAQRAWDLEQSRRKFNRELSEPEQLLGVMDRLDWAVVVALVGNGQEINTGEAGLPEWGRVLRERFPHWQVRASSEMLGTTGGAFPPLFAEGAGDVLVGADPRLHLSIPLRSFRAEAYADWVEAVLAGDEALAASIRQSLPDFPLALTRDLEAARYWLRCRARGLRRAGLIASSGSRRLRPYGLDVTAELDEAQWFLQPEDDVRSSSFLELVATEFAVQGLELDWVGLGWDADLRRVGGKWSCHRFVGTSWQRVADATRQRYLLNKYRVLLTRAREGLVIWVPPGSSADQTRPPVHYDEAAAYLAACGVGQLDP; this is encoded by the coding sequence ATGCCGGCCTACGCCCGATACACCCTGGCCGAGTTCGCCCAGACGGACCCGGACGCCGTCCGCGGACGACTGGCCGCAGGCCACGCCGCTGAGGGGTACGCGACCCAACGGCGCGACGCGGTTGACGCTTGGGACGTGCAGGTTGACGCGCTACAACAGATGGCCCGCGAGCTACTCTTGGTCGAGCCACTCAGCACGGGCTGGCACGTGCTCCTGGAATACCCGATACCCCGTCGGGCGAGACGGGTCGACGCGGTGCTCCTCGCCGGCGACGTGATCGGTGTCCTTGAACTCAAGACCGGGCGTGGAGGCCTGACCGCCGCAGACCGACGTCAGGTCGAAGACTACGCCCTCGACCTCCGCGATTTCCACGTTGCGAGCCGCGGGCGGGTCATCGTTCCGGTCCTGCTGACGCCGCAACACACGCCGGGGGTTGAAGCTCCGGGCGTGCTCCCCGGCGAAGCGGTGCAACGTGTTCACGTCCTGGCGGGGCCGTCGATCGCCCAGCCCCTTGCGGAAGTTGTCAGGAGCCATCGGCGCATCGGGACAGAGCCGATCGAGGCGGCATCCTGGGACCTGGGCGAGTACCGGCCGGTCCCGACCATCATCGAAGCCGCCCAGCACCTCTACGCGAACCACAGCGTTCACGACATTGCGCGGTCTCACGCGGGGGCAGAGAACCTCACGGCGACGGCCGAGGCGGTCCTGCGTGTCATCGCAGACGCTCAGCGGGACCGGGGGAAGGTCATCTGCTTCGTGACCGGTGTGCCCGGAGCCGGCAAGACTCTTGCCGGGCTCAACATCGTCCACGCCAGAGGGCTTCACCAGGACCGTGACACCCTCGGCGTCTTCCTGTCCGGAAATGGGCCGCTCGTCCGAGTCCTGACAGAGGCGTTGGCGCAAGACCGGGCGGCTCGTCTCGGGGAGCGAGTCGGCGACGCCCGTCGCCGGGTGACCACGTTCATCCAGAACGTGCACCGCTTCCTCCCCACGCATACCGGGTCGAACGCCCCGATCCCGCCAGAAAACGTTGTCGTCTTCGACGAGGCACAGCGAGCCTGGGACCTCGAACAATCCCGCCGGAAGTTTAACCGCGAGTTGTCCGAGCCCGAGCAACTCCTCGGCGTGATGGACCGACTCGACTGGGCGGTGGTGGTCGCGCTCGTCGGGAACGGGCAGGAGATCAACACCGGGGAGGCGGGACTTCCCGAGTGGGGACGGGTGCTGCGGGAACGATTCCCACACTGGCAGGTTCGGGCGTCGTCAGAGATGCTAGGTACGACGGGCGGTGCGTTCCCACCGTTATTCGCGGAGGGTGCCGGCGACGTTCTCGTCGGCGCTGACCCGCGACTCCACCTGTCGATCCCGCTCCGGTCGTTCCGGGCCGAGGCATACGCGGACTGGGTCGAGGCGGTCCTGGCTGGGGATGAGGCATTGGCCGCGTCGATCCGACAGTCGCTGCCCGACTTCCCGCTCGCACTGACCCGCGATCTCGAAGCGGCCAGGTACTGGTTACGATGTCGTGCCCGGGGCCTACGGCGCGCCGGACTCATCGCCAGTTCTGGCAGCCGACGCCTCAGACCCTATGGGCTTGACGTCACTGCCGAACTCGACGAAGCGCAATGGTTCCTTCAACCGGAGGACGATGTTCGGTCGTCATCGTTCCTGGAACTGGTCGCGACCGAGTTCGCGGTGCAGGGGTTGGAGTTGGATTGGGTCGGGCTCGGGTGGGATGCGGACTTGCGGCGAGTGGGTGGGAAGTGGTCGTGCCACCGGTTCGTCGGTACGAGTTGGCAGCGGGTAGCGGATGCCACTCGGCAGCGTTACCTTCTCAACAAGTACCGGGTGCTCCTCACCCGGGCTCGCGAAGGGCTTGTGATTTGGGTGCCACCCGGGTCATCCGCGGATCAGACCCGGCCGCCGGTACATTACGATGAAGCTGCAGCGTACCTGGCGGCCTGTGGTGTCGGCCAGTTGGATCCGTGA
- a CDS encoding alpha/beta hydrolase, whose translation MRRLLFTAALAALLPAAVPAADPAAAIDLWPGKAPGETKDIGPEVYNEPKAGQIDVKRLANVSKPQLLVYPAPKGKANGTAVIVAPGGGYSILAFEHEGTQTCEWLNSLGVTAFLLKYRVPKRAMQLPDNLAAIQDAQRAVSLVRSKAADWNLDPNRIGMLGFSAGGNLTAWAALTEKRHYDAIDDADKASSRPSFAALIYPAYLTDKDGKLKAEYPVTKASPPMFMAHAHDDNVTPVGSVAMYLALQKAGVPAEVHVYERGGHGYGMRAGPNPVSSWPARCADWLKTRGYLDAKK comes from the coding sequence ATGCGCCGTCTGCTGTTCACAGCCGCCCTCGCGGCCCTCCTCCCGGCCGCCGTCCCCGCCGCCGATCCGGCCGCGGCCATCGACCTCTGGCCCGGCAAGGCGCCCGGCGAGACGAAGGACATCGGCCCCGAGGTGTACAACGAGCCGAAGGCCGGCCAGATCGACGTGAAGCGGCTGGCGAACGTGTCGAAGCCGCAGTTGCTCGTGTACCCCGCGCCGAAGGGGAAGGCGAACGGGACCGCGGTCATCGTCGCGCCCGGCGGCGGCTACAGCATCCTGGCGTTCGAGCACGAGGGGACGCAGACGTGCGAGTGGCTGAACTCGCTCGGCGTGACGGCGTTCCTGCTGAAGTACCGCGTGCCGAAGCGCGCCATGCAACTGCCCGACAACCTCGCCGCGATCCAGGACGCCCAGCGGGCCGTGAGCCTCGTTCGCAGCAAGGCGGCCGACTGGAACCTCGACCCGAACCGCATCGGCATGCTCGGCTTCTCCGCCGGCGGCAACCTGACCGCGTGGGCCGCCCTCACCGAGAAGCGCCACTACGACGCGATCGACGACGCCGACAAGGCGTCGAGCCGGCCGAGCTTCGCGGCACTGATCTACCCCGCGTACCTGACGGACAAGGACGGGAAGCTGAAGGCCGAGTACCCGGTGACGAAGGCGAGCCCGCCGATGTTCATGGCCCACGCCCACGACGACAACGTGACCCCGGTGGGGAGCGTGGCGATGTACCTGGCGCTTCAGAAGGCGGGGGTGCCGGCGGAGGTGCACGTGTACGAGCGCGGCGGCCACGGCTACGGGATGCGGGCGGGGCCGAACCCGGTGTCGAGCTGGCCGGCCCGGTGTGCCGACTGGCTCAAGACACGGGGCTACCTCGACGCGAAGAAGTAA
- a CDS encoding family 16 glycoside hydrolase: MRPALLAAAAVLAAVLPAPAVQPDGTRDLFNGKDLTGFRNVNCAPGTFFVKDGEIVTTGNPTGFLATDKHYENFELDFDWMHVEKKNMANSGLFVWGDPLPAVGTPYTRGIEVQVLINFAPKDGWATSHGDIFSIWGAKCTPDRVHPVNPKMERCLPSENRVKGGGEWNHYKVIANDGAIKLHVNGKEVSGVSKSSPRKGYLAFESEGAECHFKNVKIKELPSTNPKADEVAKVWEGHVSLFTGLDLTGWKTEAGAWKAGGGVLRATGKAPLTSEKQFGACELIFDWKVSAKVDAVAVPVKVGGPTPIMVSLPAGAKGGGWHRQTIRREAGPVGPIVFPPMAGLELMNVFVKELK, encoded by the coding sequence ATGCGCCCCGCCCTCCTCGCCGCCGCGGCCGTGCTCGCCGCGGTGCTCCCCGCCCCGGCCGTACAGCCCGACGGCACACGCGACCTGTTCAACGGCAAGGACCTCACCGGGTTCCGGAACGTCAACTGCGCCCCCGGCACGTTCTTCGTGAAGGACGGCGAGATCGTCACCACGGGCAACCCGACCGGGTTCCTCGCCACCGACAAGCACTACGAGAACTTCGAGCTCGACTTCGACTGGATGCACGTTGAGAAGAAGAACATGGCCAACAGCGGCCTGTTCGTGTGGGGCGACCCGCTCCCGGCCGTCGGCACCCCGTACACCCGCGGCATCGAGGTGCAGGTGCTCATCAACTTCGCCCCGAAGGACGGCTGGGCCACCAGCCACGGCGACATCTTCAGCATCTGGGGGGCGAAGTGCACGCCCGACCGCGTCCACCCGGTGAACCCCAAGATGGAGCGCTGCCTGCCGAGCGAGAACCGCGTGAAGGGCGGCGGCGAGTGGAACCACTACAAGGTGATCGCCAACGACGGCGCCATCAAGCTGCACGTGAACGGCAAGGAGGTGTCCGGCGTCAGCAAGAGCAGCCCGCGCAAGGGCTACCTGGCGTTCGAGAGCGAGGGCGCGGAGTGCCACTTCAAGAACGTGAAGATCAAGGAGCTGCCCAGCACCAACCCGAAGGCCGACGAGGTGGCGAAGGTGTGGGAGGGGCACGTCAGCCTGTTCACAGGGCTCGACCTGACCGGCTGGAAGACGGAGGCCGGGGCGTGGAAGGCCGGCGGGGGCGTGCTGCGGGCCACAGGGAAGGCGCCGCTGACGAGCGAGAAGCAATTCGGGGCTTGCGAGCTGATCTTCGACTGGAAGGTGTCCGCAAAGGTCGACGCGGTGGCGGTGCCGGTGAAGGTCGGCGGGCCGACGCCGATCATGGTGAGCCTCCCGGCCGGCGCGAAGGGCGGCGGCTGGCACCGCCAGACGATCCGCCGCGAGGCCGGGCCGGTGGGGCCGATCGTGTTCCCGCCGATGGCCGGGCTGGAGCTGATGAACGTGTTCGTCAAGGAATTGAAGTAG
- a CDS encoding peroxiredoxin has protein sequence MTRFASLAAAVGLCLSAASAQDVSTLKVKAGDAFPNVPLVAAQVEKLPGKKAGDTVGIADLKGKNVVVFFYPKALTKGCTIESCGFRDIAKDFPADTVIMGASADDEKLQDKFIEKEMLPYPLLCDTDLKLIQALGIQSPKGKTPLRKTFVVGKDGKIAKIYEAVNPATHPAEVLAFVKGLK, from the coding sequence GTGACCCGCTTCGCCTCGCTCGCCGCCGCCGTCGGCCTGTGCCTGTCCGCCGCGTCCGCCCAGGACGTCAGCACCCTCAAGGTGAAGGCCGGCGACGCCTTCCCGAACGTGCCGCTCGTCGCCGCCCAGGTCGAGAAGCTCCCCGGCAAGAAGGCCGGCGACACCGTCGGCATCGCCGACCTGAAGGGGAAGAACGTCGTGGTCTTCTTCTACCCGAAGGCGCTGACGAAGGGCTGCACCATCGAGTCGTGCGGGTTCCGCGACATCGCGAAGGACTTTCCGGCGGACACGGTGATCATGGGCGCCAGCGCCGACGACGAGAAGTTGCAGGACAAGTTCATCGAGAAGGAGATGCTGCCGTACCCGCTGCTGTGCGACACCGACCTGAAGCTGATCCAGGCGCTCGGCATCCAGAGCCCGAAGGGGAAGACGCCGCTGCGGAAGACGTTCGTGGTCGGCAAGGACGGCAAGATCGCCAAGATTTACGAGGCGGTGAACCCGGCCACGCACCCGGCCGAGGTGCTGGCGTTCGTGAAGGGGCTCAAGTAA
- a CDS encoding N-acetylglucosamine-6-phosphate deacetylase, whose amino-acid sequence MPLHARHYATGEPLEVAVADGRIAALGRSSESPTAWVAPAFFDPQINGCLGVGFNSPTLTADGVRVVAAECRRHGIGGFLPTLITASFDSLRHGFATLAAARDADAELARAIPGYHLEGPYLSGEDGPRGAHPREHARDPDWDEFRRLQDAAAGRVLMVTVAPERTGAVRFIEQLAAAGVVVAIGHTAATTEQLRAAVDAGARTSTHLGNGAHAVLPRHPNYLWDQLADDRLWMSVIPDGHHLPAAVVKCLVRAKGVSRTLVTCDASSLAGMPPGRYHEWGTELDVLPSGKVVLAGTPYLAGSGHFTDRCVGRLIRDAGVTLAESVEMASVRPRELLGLPVPRLEVGAAAELVVFDWEPGGEVRVREVL is encoded by the coding sequence ATGCCCCTCCACGCCCGCCACTACGCCACCGGCGAACCGCTCGAAGTCGCGGTCGCCGACGGCCGCATCGCCGCGCTAGGCCGGTCGAGTGAGTCGCCCACGGCATGGGTGGCGCCGGCGTTCTTCGACCCGCAAATCAATGGCTGCCTCGGCGTCGGCTTCAACTCGCCGACGCTCACCGCCGACGGCGTCCGCGTGGTCGCGGCCGAGTGTCGGCGCCACGGCATCGGCGGCTTTCTTCCCACGCTGATCACCGCGAGCTTCGATTCGCTCCGCCACGGCTTCGCCACCCTGGCCGCGGCGCGCGACGCCGACGCGGAGCTCGCCCGCGCCATCCCCGGCTACCACCTCGAGGGGCCGTACCTGTCCGGGGAGGACGGCCCGCGCGGCGCCCACCCGCGGGAGCACGCCCGCGACCCGGACTGGGACGAGTTCCGCCGCCTCCAGGACGCCGCGGCCGGGCGCGTCCTCATGGTCACGGTCGCGCCGGAGCGGACCGGCGCCGTCCGCTTCATCGAACAGCTCGCCGCGGCGGGCGTGGTCGTGGCGATCGGCCACACCGCGGCGACGACCGAGCAGCTGCGCGCCGCCGTGGACGCCGGCGCGAGGACGAGCACGCACCTCGGCAACGGCGCCCACGCCGTGCTGCCGCGGCACCCGAATTACCTCTGGGACCAGCTCGCCGACGACCGCCTGTGGATGAGCGTGATCCCCGACGGGCACCACCTCCCCGCCGCGGTCGTGAAGTGCCTGGTGCGGGCGAAGGGCGTATCGCGCACGCTCGTCACCTGCGACGCGAGTAGCCTGGCGGGGATGCCGCCGGGCCGCTACCACGAGTGGGGCACCGAACTCGACGTGCTGCCGAGCGGCAAGGTGGTGTTGGCCGGCACGCCGTACCTCGCCGGCAGCGGGCACTTCACCGACCGCTGCGTCGGCAGGCTGATCCGCGACGCCGGGGTGACGCTGGCCGAGTCGGTGGAGATGGCGTCGGTCCGGCCGCGCGAGTTGCTGGGGCTGCCGGTACCGCGGCTGGAAGTCGGCGCGGCCGCGGAGTTGGTCGTGTTCGACTGGGAGCCCGGCGGCGAGGTGCGCGTCCGCGAGGTGCTGTAA
- a CDS encoding protein kinase domain-containing protein: MREPDTEPIPGYRLVEPIGTGGFGEVWKCVAPGGIHKAIKFVYGNLNSLDGDDARALQEMKALERVKEARHPFLLSIEQIREIGGELLIVMELADKNLHDVLCEYQAAGRPGIPRDVLLGYLDDAAVGLDHLIEKHALQHLDVKPRNLFTVADRVKVADFGLVKQLERSSSSGLMGGVTPVYAAPETFSNKVSRHSDQYSLAIVYCELISGKKPFNGKNIRQLALQHMTEAPDLSIIPECDRPAVARALAKNADERFPNCASFIRALSGVVRSGDSSGGTGPAVADPAAWAKARKTAHDVDLTPRAPSRGGAAVMERPARKSAPVVEIDEDHLLASSMPLKEVGVLRPTVLIGVGSFGRRALQEIRCRLIDRLGDVAQVPAFRFLYVDCDPDAAAKAVAAPPDVALSPDEVFPVPLQPVTGYRRRQLDQILDWLPREKLYAIPRTLQVGGQRALGRLAFCDNYLRFVTRMRRELQIATHPESLTQSADQTGLLARDGAPRVYVFASGTGGSGGMLPDLGYAVRRVLARMNTPDAPVTAFVYAAAPTDPGSPDHELANVHATLTELNHFADPEVSFVAHYGGPEGPKVEGTGLPFSATYLLPMAERTGQAFRDCVSHLAGYVSHDLTTPLGAALEKVRAAPQPFGRTPFRGFGTYGVWFPRGLLLRTAASKICLRLLRTWGADVHPADPVKIDLAVTQVMGDPRLRPEAVQLQLDEAAPRGPEGPPADQIERWLHGLEGQIEAAARRAEAGKWAGGAWEQAREFIGVRPASDADSTVRRGRLSRSLDEAVRRVAEAWGNEFAEQTRTLEEYPGNRLASVEAALKRLVGLCDDAAAAVDKKLNTFGLKVRQSRADVQSAMDACKAGSGAFSFFGGRGNRSMRHFLEQLRGYARLRLQEDMHDATGRFYRALRGQVEARLRTLAYCRSRLDHLVATMESPLAHLPAAGDTPVAMPEESLQQTIHPTNTLQVVLPSGDNHIDRSAGRVVKSLKPSDLLRLEHALQKLVLEPRRGLLSLCGINADLSRTLLAPMIEQTTAFLSDLLPVTDVTEVEVSACRARNVDAADRVRDYHDKAHPPAESAAEQRTFVIVPDSEAGKSFAETVRRAVSAAQTIPVSGSATDLMFCREQACLKPAELAGMLSGCLHAYYQAVASPHTNPHARFDVTDWMPIGE, from the coding sequence ATGCGCGAACCCGACACGGAACCGATCCCGGGGTACCGGCTCGTCGAGCCGATCGGCACCGGCGGGTTCGGCGAGGTGTGGAAGTGCGTCGCCCCCGGCGGCATCCACAAGGCCATCAAGTTCGTCTACGGCAACCTCAACTCGCTCGACGGCGACGACGCGCGCGCCCTCCAGGAGATGAAGGCGCTCGAGCGCGTGAAGGAAGCCCGCCACCCGTTCCTGCTGTCGATCGAGCAGATCCGCGAGATCGGCGGCGAGCTCCTGATCGTGATGGAGTTGGCCGACAAGAACCTGCACGACGTCCTCTGCGAGTACCAGGCGGCGGGCCGCCCCGGCATCCCGCGGGACGTGCTCCTCGGCTACCTGGACGACGCCGCGGTCGGCCTCGACCACCTCATCGAGAAGCACGCCCTGCAACACCTCGACGTGAAGCCGCGGAACCTGTTCACCGTCGCGGACCGCGTCAAGGTCGCCGACTTCGGTCTGGTCAAGCAGCTCGAGCGCTCCAGCAGTTCCGGCCTCATGGGCGGCGTCACGCCCGTGTACGCCGCGCCCGAGACGTTCTCGAACAAGGTGAGCCGGCACTCCGACCAGTACAGCCTCGCGATCGTCTACTGTGAGCTGATTTCGGGGAAGAAGCCGTTCAACGGGAAGAACATCCGGCAGCTCGCGCTCCAGCACATGACCGAGGCGCCGGACCTGTCGATCATCCCGGAGTGCGACCGGCCGGCGGTGGCGCGGGCGCTCGCCAAGAACGCCGACGAGCGCTTCCCGAACTGCGCGTCGTTCATCCGCGCCCTCTCGGGCGTGGTCCGCAGCGGCGACAGCAGCGGCGGCACCGGCCCGGCCGTCGCCGACCCGGCCGCGTGGGCGAAGGCCCGCAAGACGGCCCACGACGTGGACTTGACCCCGCGGGCGCCGAGCCGCGGCGGCGCCGCCGTGATGGAACGGCCGGCGAGGAAGTCCGCCCCGGTCGTGGAGATCGACGAGGACCACCTGCTGGCCTCGTCGATGCCGCTGAAGGAAGTCGGCGTCCTCCGGCCGACGGTGCTCATCGGCGTCGGCAGTTTCGGCCGCCGGGCGCTGCAGGAGATCCGCTGCCGCCTCATCGACCGCCTCGGCGACGTGGCCCAGGTACCGGCGTTCCGCTTCCTGTACGTCGACTGCGACCCCGACGCCGCCGCGAAGGCCGTGGCGGCGCCGCCGGACGTGGCGCTGTCGCCGGACGAAGTCTTCCCCGTGCCGCTCCAGCCGGTGACCGGCTACCGCCGCCGGCAGCTCGACCAGATCCTCGACTGGCTGCCGCGCGAGAAGCTCTACGCCATCCCGCGGACGCTCCAGGTCGGCGGCCAGCGGGCGCTCGGCCGGCTCGCCTTCTGCGACAACTACCTCCGCTTCGTCACCCGGATGCGGCGCGAGCTCCAGATCGCCACGCACCCCGAGTCGCTGACGCAGTCCGCCGACCAGACCGGCCTGCTGGCCCGCGACGGGGCGCCGCGGGTGTACGTGTTCGCCAGCGGCACCGGCGGCTCGGGCGGGATGCTGCCCGACCTCGGTTACGCCGTCCGCCGCGTACTGGCGCGGATGAACACCCCCGACGCCCCGGTCACGGCGTTCGTGTACGCCGCGGCCCCGACCGACCCCGGCAGCCCCGACCACGAGCTCGCCAACGTCCACGCCACGCTCACCGAGTTGAACCACTTCGCCGACCCCGAGGTGTCGTTCGTGGCCCACTACGGCGGGCCCGAGGGGCCGAAGGTGGAAGGGACCGGCCTGCCTTTCTCGGCGACGTACCTGCTGCCGATGGCCGAGCGCACCGGGCAGGCGTTCCGCGACTGCGTCTCGCACCTGGCCGGGTACGTCAGTCACGACCTGACGACGCCGCTGGGGGCCGCCCTGGAGAAGGTGCGGGCCGCGCCGCAGCCGTTCGGCCGCACGCCGTTCCGCGGCTTCGGCACGTACGGGGTGTGGTTCCCGCGCGGCCTCCTCCTCCGCACCGCGGCCTCGAAGATTTGTCTGCGGCTGCTCCGCACGTGGGGCGCGGACGTTCACCCGGCCGACCCGGTGAAGATCGACCTGGCCGTGACGCAGGTGATGGGCGACCCGAGGCTGCGCCCCGAGGCGGTGCAGTTGCAGCTCGACGAGGCCGCCCCGCGCGGCCCCGAGGGCCCGCCGGCCGACCAGATCGAGCGCTGGCTGCACGGCCTCGAAGGGCAGATCGAGGCCGCCGCCCGCCGCGCGGAAGCCGGCAAATGGGCCGGCGGGGCGTGGGAGCAGGCCCGCGAGTTCATCGGCGTCCGGCCCGCGTCCGACGCGGACAGCACCGTCCGCCGCGGCCGGCTGAGCAGGTCGCTGGACGAGGCCGTCCGCCGTGTGGCCGAGGCGTGGGGCAACGAGTTCGCCGAGCAGACCCGCACGCTGGAAGAGTACCCCGGCAACCGGCTCGCGTCGGTCGAGGCGGCGCTGAAGCGGCTCGTCGGCCTGTGCGACGACGCGGCCGCGGCGGTGGACAAGAAGCTCAACACGTTCGGCCTGAAGGTGCGGCAGTCCCGCGCCGACGTGCAGTCCGCGATGGACGCCTGCAAGGCCGGCAGCGGCGCGTTCAGCTTCTTCGGCGGCCGCGGCAACCGCAGCATGCGGCACTTCCTCGAACAGCTCCGCGGCTACGCCCGACTGCGGTTGCAGGAGGACATGCACGACGCCACCGGCCGGTTCTACCGCGCCCTCCGCGGCCAGGTGGAGGCGCGGCTGCGGACGCTCGCGTACTGCCGGTCGCGGCTGGACCACCTCGTCGCCACGATGGAGTCGCCGCTGGCGCACCTGCCGGCGGCGGGCGACACGCCCGTGGCCATGCCCGAGGAGTCGCTCCAGCAGACGATCCACCCGACGAACACCCTCCAGGTCGTCCTGCCGAGCGGCGACAACCACATCGACCGCTCCGCCGGCCGGGTCGTGAAGTCGCTCAAGCCGAGCGACCTGCTCCGGCTCGAACACGCGCTGCAGAAGCTCGTGCTGGAGCCGCGGCGGGGGCTGCTGAGCCTGTGCGGCATCAACGCCGACCTGAGCCGCACGCTGCTGGCGCCGATGATCGAGCAGACGACCGCGTTCCTCAGCGACCTGCTGCCGGTGACGGACGTGACGGAGGTGGAGGTATCGGCGTGCCGCGCCCGCAACGTGGACGCGGCCGACCGGGTGCGCGACTACCACGACAAGGCCCACCCGCCGGCCGAGAGCGCGGCCGAGCAGCGGACGTTCGTGATCGTACCGGACAGCGAGGCGGGCAAGTCGTTCGCCGAGACGGTGCGGCGGGCGGTGAGCGCGGCCCAGACGATTCCGGTGTCCGGCTCGGCGACGGACCTGATGTTCTGCCGCGAGCAGGCGTGCCTGAAGCCCGCCGAGCTGGCGGGGATGCTGTCGGGCTGCCTGCATGCGTACTACCAGGCCGTGGCCAGCCCGCACACGAACCCGCACGCCCGGTTCGACGTGACCGACTGGATGCCGATCGGGGAGTAG